tgaagcaggcggcgcaaggaaaagaaataatgacggagactgtaacattaactgcacaaattctacagaaaactgcacccatacttgcgcaacttgggtctcttaaaaggctattcctgaatgtgcagtcaaaagtgagcttagcatatgctccaacattacacatgttcacaacttaagtaatgctatccattatatcgctaatgttgacaacagatgttcatatcttgcacatatgtgaaagcagcttcagcctctcaagtgcagccaggtccaatattgaatacaattactttaaaattttagcttgaaacataattactttaaacaattacttaaagctttttgtgatatattgactaatcaaacagttgataccaagtatgaattgcaccgtagcctgccagtagtacgcgcaagagatggaaatgggtggcttcaagatagggcacccaaaacttcgcatatgcgatcgcttgattctgttgccatacaccaacttcttgggtacacacaaggactcccatgctggattagctgcagttaagcagtagtatggctaagtgacgtgcaaattcgcaatgttgtcgggtgtaagcaatgtgtcgtgcaattccaaagaaatgaactgctgagcacgcaaatcaatagacacaacagaacatgcatgcgaaatgcgagcgccaatcgtacctcacggctgtcactcaaattccgccaagtacggcaaaataagtttacacacagccaagtgacagttgctgcccctgtcgtctcctacacctatttttgtagtaatggacgtatgacttgcaagcgatgcaggcatggaaaacacgagtgctttgtctgcgctcgataagacgacaaagacacgtacacgcctggtgtgtacgtgacagcagactcctgctgatccggcttacaagtgcaccttataacagccatgtgcatgggcaccgaggagatcactaatgagtgcgtgcacaaactgacctgtgacatcctcaaactacaaagatgcaactcaacagcaggcttcaccacaataatacaattaagtgacactaacaaaggaaaaatgccgttattgctgagtgcaagcaatgcttcatataattccgaagaattaaactgttcactgtactgcttcctgcatgcgcaactcaataaaggtgcaacacagcgtgcgagcactatggtcgtacctcatagccgacactaaaaatccacaaaatgcactgaaatatgcctacgcacagtaatgttaccgttgctacccctactgttttctgtgcctaatttagtaataaggtatgtatgagcgatgcaagcatggcaaacacgtgtttcattattcaccttataatagcgacagacatgttacatgcctagctcgtatgagctgtggcatgcgagtgcaccttataactgtttataagataggtaatgatcgataacggtgaaataaatgcctacctgattgtgatgtgtgccaggtgatggacttcgcaggaaggtgagagagctctgacaatagccgcctgccttgaccacgtagggtgccagagaccactgagctgaacaagtgaagagtgcgccaaaaaacttgacaagtgaggaaccaaacaaatgaactgctagcactacttggtcctgagcacgtaaatcaataacaagatgcaacacaacctgcatgcaaaatgcgagcaccaatcgtacctcacggctgtcactcaaattccgccaagtacggcaaaataagtttacacacagccaagtgacagttgctgcccctgtcgtctcctacacctatttttgtagtaatggacgtatgacttgcaagcgatgcaggcatggaaaacacgagtgctttgtctgcgctcgataagacgacaaagacacgtacacgcctggtgtgtacgtgacagcagactcctgctgatccggcttacaagtgcaccttataacagccatgtgcatgggcaccgaggagatcactaatgagtgcgtgcacaaacagacctgtgacatcctcaaactacaaagatgcaactcaacagcaggcttcaccacaataatacaattaagtgacactaacaaaggaaaaatgccgttattgctgagtgcaagcaatgcttcatataattccgaagaattaaactgttcactgtactgcttcctgcatgcgcaactcaataaaggtgcaacacagcgtgcgagcactatggtcgtacctcatagccgacactaaaaatccacaaaatgcactgaaatatgcctacgcacagtaatgttaccgttgctacccctactgttttctgtgcctaatttagtaataaggtatgtatgagcgatgcaagcatggcaaacacgtgtttcattattcaccttataatagcgacagacatgttacatgcctagctcgtatgagctgtggcatgcgagtgcaccttataactgtttataagataggtaatgatcgataacggtgaaataaatgcctacctgattgtgatgtgtgccaggtgatggacttcgcaggaaggtgagagagctctgacaatagccgcctgccttgaccacgtagggtgccagagaccactgagctgaacaagtgaagagtgcgccaaaaaacttgacaagtgaggaaccaaacaaatgaactgctagcactacttggtcctgagcacgtaaatcaataacaagatgcaacacaacctgcatgcaaaatgcgagcaccaatcgtacctcacggctgtcactcagattccgccaaatatggcaaaataagtttacacacagccaagtgatagttcctgcccctgtcgtctcctacacctatttttgtagtaatgaacgtatgacttgcaagcggtgcaggcatggaaaacacgtgtgctttgtctgttgcactcaaaggtggtgtggtgtccatgtcgaacgcggacagcatcatgggcacttcggcattggggtcactagtagccggcgttgcgcccgcgccagtgttgggtcggcgcgggtgctttgttaggcctagccttgaacgtaccccgggcgcgtcctcgttgtggggtttttttcgcttctgtgctttaagtcccgaagattttggttgcaaaagagtcttagcagctttactgaccttgcgcacaggaatcttggaggcaggaagagaagttccggggcaatccggcgtttttgtgggagcagatgcagccgtgactgatgtacacgacgctcgtagcgccctcttaggctacgaagggaggcgctcagctgaaacggcaccggcgggtggtgcggcttttaatcgaactcgcgacgctccctttggggcaaactgactactttagcgcctgcctacaatttgtttttgtattctagccgacaccacgatgcaccgatgctatcttgcacccattctattgggcagtgatggccggacacaccgcagcagtcgtgttattttgtgtgaccatcaacgcatttttttttcttttggcctgttgtggttgggaagagctatggtggtgcaaaaaatttatcggttattcaggaaaagtggtgtaaagggaaatagttctgaagaatcgatgttctcgtcgcaggtagtgagaaccattcaacaaccgatgaattcttcggtgacgaagtgaagtcgccgtcggtgttcaccgagtagactcatgaattcataaaaagaacaaacgtttccccgagccttccaaattttattattgggcttgagcttgcatggtaggcttgacggtgcgaaacagcgtgaaaacaacgagttcatacaaagaaacagcaaaccgcacccttttaaaatacacttcattactgtgtttcattgactgcgtgttaattggtgtgccaactatacaacgcagctacgattataggattgctctcactaaacaagtcaaggcttgcaagcacgaaaaaaaaaaggaacgaaaataggagaacatgtacactgtctcttcttctgtgtgtcgtgcattctcacgatgtgacgaaaaaaaaaaaaacgtaaactattatgcacaccatcaagattcacatatatgcagggattcttggacgggtatgtttttttttcactatcttttgtcaataaagtctcatagacgcagtacaagtacctgttcgctttcaatcttgcaagattgaaaacgaagtgcagcgcctttcgacgatatatatatatatatatatatatatatatatatatatatatatatatatatatatatatatatatatatatatatatatatatcggaagcgaaaaagcacgacgtacgccgaaacacctttactaattacaaatgtttcggctgatgggccagccttcgtcagtgtgaccacactaacgaaggctggcccaccatatcgtctcgctttataactttttatggcaacccgacttcgctactaatagtaaatttagcttcccttgcggtgaagtatcataatgctgtaattatcctcttccttaatcggtaaaaactctgaaacgttctctttttcttttttaccgctgctatccttctccgcctctccgaatatatatatgtatccatactggcactttccagtgatcctgcatgcagctctttttctccattgtgagttaatgaacagtttctcttcctcattctctcgtatttcttagtctatcttcgaacccaatgttgctctaagcttaatttcctcatcaaagcctgcccagttatcacactttccgtcttcgttttctgactttccatgagcgtacaatgcgaatctgcgcattccttacacactgtgggacgcctcatcttagtcggcgactgcagcgttgccgctgtatgtatacgttagccacccgccacgatagctctctcaaggcattgtccatggctatcgcttaattttctgttctagttcactgtatcattgtcgaacggggggaatggtcaaagttcagccagtatgtcgccgacagctctctcaaggcattgcccatggctgtcgcttaactttctgttctagttcactgtatcattgtcgaacggggggaatggtcaaagttcagccagtatgtcgccgtgcacacaaatcacggaagcgtgttcttgaagtacagaagacatacgtttttctggtgttttacggaaggagcgaaagaacggaaacatcgactgctgctttacggcaactcctgctgtttcccataaaccgcagcacagtttgtgctttaaacgtccagtctcgctatttttcaggaaacagatgttactctgtagtttctacggtctgctccgacgttaaaacacggatattttttacagtgtatGCATGACATTCGTATGACTTTTCCTCcgaaacagtttcaagcacagGTGTGGCTCTGTAGCAGAGCAACTAAATACCCGCAGATACCAAGTTTCATTTCCATTTGAATCAAATATTTTGATTATTTCTTTATCTGCTCACAATATATCTGAAATTTTCGCTCATGGACAACGCTTACCTTTTGATCACAGCCAATGACGCCGACCACTAATTTCCTGCGAAACGAACTTTAACGCTGCCGCGTTAAGACTTCTTCCAAGTACTCTTAGCGACCGCGCCcgtcagtttggcagcagtgtatTATGTAGCAACGTAACACGCAAAGAAAAATATTCAACGCTTACCCATAAAAATGCAGGAAAGACAGGAGCATGCGTTGCTCGAGCACGACGGGGAGTTTACGATCAAAGCATCGGCGACTATGCAGGTATTTCGAGGGCAAAATATTATGGCGTTGCTGTAGTGACATGCGCCGTGCATAATCAGCGCAGAGCAGTCCTGATCAGACTATCTGTTGTGGCATCAGCTGAGGAAGCAAACAACTTCAGTGCTTGGAGTGCTTAGGCAGG
The sequence above is drawn from the Rhipicephalus microplus isolate Deutch F79 chromosome 3, USDA_Rmic, whole genome shotgun sequence genome and encodes:
- the LOC142802822 gene encoding uncharacterized protein LOC142802822, producing the protein MTLSASLRSLRGRYERRVHQSRLHLLPQKRRIAPELLFLPPRFLCASSVVSGTLRGQGRRLLSELSHLPAKSITWHTSQSAQWSLAPYVVKAGGYCQSSLTFLRSPSPGTHHNQEIFQERMAACAPALFQMMEEAPTKHTMELVVRVRDEGQREKAVQVAVLPFLCAHFKEDKNYLYQVFEEGTSITEKLAELPSTPTIIALGEFPCRYHYVLIVVRGGQVN